The genomic DNA AATCTTTCTACCAAAGATTTAATGCAATACATTATGGGGCCAGATTTTGCTACAGGTGGACATATCATTAATTCATCAGAGGAATTACTCAACATCTATACAACTGGAAAAGGCAGTGTTCGAGTTCGTGCAAAATATAGTGTAGAAAAACTAGCTAGGGGTCAGTGGCGTATCATTGTAAATGAAATCCCTCAAACTACTTCCACACAAAAAATCCTAGCCCAAATTGAAAGTCAAACGAATCCTAAACCTAAAGGAGGAAAAAAACAACTTACTCAAGAACAAAATAATACCAAATCACTCATACTGTCTATCTTAGACAGAGTAAGAGATGAATCTGATGGTGAACAACCTATCCGTTTGGTATTCGAACCTAAATATAGTCGCCAAGATCCGAAAGAATTTATCAATACCTTAATGGCACAAACAGACCTAGAATTAAACATTCCTATCAATCTCATCATGATTGGTTTAGATGGAAGACCTCAGCAAAAATCACTCAAGAATATACTGGAAGAATGGATTATCTTTAGAAAGACTTGTGTAACAAGGCGCTTACAACATCGCTTAACCCAAGTTGAAAAAAGAATGCATATTCTAGAGGGGCGTATGACCGTATTTGTCCATATTGATGAGGTTATTACCATTATCCGAGAATCAAATGACCCCAAACAAGAATTAATATCTCATTTCAAGCTTACGCAAATACAAGCAGAAGACATTCTTGAAATTCGATTAAGGCAGTTAGCAAAACTTGAGTGGCTTAAACTTGAAAATGAACTCAATAAATTGAAAGAAGAGGCTCAAGAGCTAATGTATTTATTGAATAATGAAGATGCAAAAAAGAAATTGATTATTAAAGAAATTCAATCTGATAGTAAAAAATTTGGTGATGAAAGAAGAACTAAAATTGAAGAAACTGAACGTTCTTTATTAAATCAAACAACGGCTGATGAACCGATTACTTTAATTCTATCAAAAGAGGGCTGGATGCGTTCCAGAGTTGGACATCACTTAGATTTAAGTACTACTACTTTCAAAGAAAAAGACGAGCTCCAGCAAATCTTAGAGGCAAGAACTATTTCCCCCATTACATTATTAGATACCACTGGTCAATCTTACACAATTGATGCATCTCAAATTCCTAGTGGTCGGGGTGATGGAATTCCTATTGCCACACTAATTGATATCAATCCTAAAGCTAAAATTATCGGTATGTTAACGGGAGAACCTGAGCAAAAAGTGTTATTAACTAGTTCGGATGGATATGGATTTATTACCAACTTGAAACACATGATGACTAAAATGAGAACAGGAAAAAATATTATTACTGTTACAAAAAATCACCAAGCCCTACCTCCTATTCTGCTGAATCATGATGATCTAAAAAATGCTATTTTGATTGCTGTAAGTAATGAAACCAGATTAATCGCTTTCCATTTAAATGAAATAAAATTTTTAAATAAAGGTCGAGGACTACAAATTATGTCACTATCAACCCACTATCGATTACAACACGTAATGGTGACTACTCAGGAAAAATATCATTTACATATCCGCAATCAAAAAAACACTTCAATAGAAACTTATCATATATCCGATATACTAACTAATAGAGGGAAAAAGGGGAAAGCATATAAATCAACCAACCCTATTATTGGTATTTCCTAAAATAGGTATAATTTTATTTGAATAAAGATTCCATATAAACTAATGAAAGAAAACATATTTTTATTCCAAGTGATTTTTTTTGTGGTATATTACAGCGTGAATAATACGGATAAGTATTGCCTATGAAAGTTAATTCTATTATTAAATATATTTTTTATATCATTCTATGTCTAACAACTACCCCAATATTTGCTGATAAAATTAATGATATTATCATAATCAACAACACTAATAGTAATAATACTACACACAATTCAAACACTATGATACTCAATAAAGTAGATAACAAAAAACAAGCCGATGATTTACTTATGAATGCTATGGCCATGCTGGGTGTTAATTATAAATGGGGAGGAAATAATCCCCACAGTGGTATGGATTGTAGTGGGTTTATACAATATATATTTAAAACAAGTCAAGACGTCAATTTACCTAGAACTGCTAGAATGATGTCCCAGCAAGGAATGCTTATTGCCAGAAATAATTTACAGCCTGGCGACTTAATCTTTTTTGCTACTGGCAAAAGAAATAGAGCAGTTACTCATGTTGGTGTATACATTGGTGATGATAAATTTATACATACCCCCCGTACAGGGAAAGCAGTAGAAATCAGATCCTTATCTAATAAATACTGGACCAAAGCATATCTCTGGGCAAGACGAATTGATAAACAATAGAGAAGATATAGTTATGCCTACTGATTTTTCCCATAGATGGTTGGATAAAAATGGTAATGTTATTGCTTGTAAAGAAAAAAACAAAGTGATGCAAGAAAATATGCAAGAATTTGCTCACAATGTACAGGATATTTTTGAAGATGCTATTCTTATGGGATGTGAAGAAAATCAGGTTAAAGAATTTATGATTAAATTAATTGAATCCCTTCCTAATCCATATAATGAGTTATTATGAGTTCTAAAATTTCTGCACTTATTATTGCAAAAAATGAACATGATAATATTACCGAATGCCTTAAAAGTGTTTCTTTTTGTGATGAAGTTATTGTCATTGATGATTTTAGTGATGATGACACAGTAGAATTAGCCCAATCTTTAGGTGCTACTATTTATCAAAGAGCAATGAATGGTGATTATGGGGCACAACAAAATTTTGCAATTTCTAAAGCCAAAAATCCCTGGTTATTACTTATTGATTGCGATGAAAGGATTACTGAACCACTAAAAAATGAGATTTTACAAGTTGTACAAAATCCTCCCTTAGTCGCTTATCAAATCAAACGTTTAAATCACTTTAATGCAAAAAGGGTCTACTTCGGCACTATGCGTCCTGATTATGTATGTCGGTTAATTCCAAGAGAGGGGACATCAATACAAGGCAAAGTACATCAAAAGACACAACACCCTTATTCTGAGGATAAATTGAAAAATGGGATGTTACATTACACCTATCAGTCATGGGAAGAATATTATGCAAAATTTGACCGCTACACACAACTTTCAGCCGAAAAATATCTCTTCG from Neisseriaceae bacterium includes the following:
- the parC gene encoding DNA topoisomerase IV subunit A, whose translation is MSNISTPLTNSHDTITLAEYAEKAYLEYAMSVIKGRAIPSISDGQKPVQRRILFSMYEMGLSNQAKPVKSARVVGDVIGKYHPHGDTSAYDAMVRMAQGFTLRYPLVDGVGNYGSRDGDGAAAMRYTEARLMPISELLLAEINLGTVDFKPNYDGVNQEPIDLPSRLPIILLNGASGIAVGLATEIPSHNLKEVAQATVALIKNPNLSTKDLMQYIMGPDFATGGHIINSSEELLNIYTTGKGSVRVRAKYSVEKLARGQWRIIVNEIPQTTSTQKILAQIESQTNPKPKGGKKQLTQEQNNTKSLILSILDRVRDESDGEQPIRLVFEPKYSRQDPKEFINTLMAQTDLELNIPINLIMIGLDGRPQQKSLKNILEEWIIFRKTCVTRRLQHRLTQVEKRMHILEGRMTVFVHIDEVITIIRESNDPKQELISHFKLTQIQAEDILEIRLRQLAKLEWLKLENELNKLKEEAQELMYLLNNEDAKKKLIIKEIQSDSKKFGDERRTKIEETERSLLNQTTADEPITLILSKEGWMRSRVGHHLDLSTTTFKEKDELQQILEARTISPITLLDTTGQSYTIDASQIPSGRGDGIPIATLIDINPKAKIIGMLTGEPEQKVLLTSSDGYGFITNLKHMMTKMRTGKNIITVTKNHQALPPILLNHDDLKNAILIAVSNETRLIAFHLNEIKFLNKGRGLQIMSLSTHYRLQHVMVTTQEKYHLHIRNQKNTSIETYHISDILTNRGKKGKAYKSTNPIIGIS
- a CDS encoding peptidase C40 NLP/P60, which translates into the protein MKVNSIIKYIFYIILCLTTTPIFADKINDIIIINNTNSNNTTHNSNTMILNKVDNKKQADDLLMNAMAMLGVNYKWGGNNPHSGMDCSGFIQYIFKTSQDVNLPRTARMMSQQGMLIARNNLQPGDLIFFATGKRNRAVTHVGVYIGDDKFIHTPRTGKAVEIRSLSNKYWTKAYLWARRIDKQ
- a CDS encoding glycosyltransferase; protein product: MSSKISALIIAKNEHDNITECLKSVSFCDEVIVIDDFSDDDTVELAQSLGATIYQRAMNGDYGAQQNFAISKAKNPWLLLIDCDERITEPLKNEILQVVQNPPLVAYQIKRLNHFNAKRVYFGTMRPDYVCRLIPREGTSIQGKVHQKTQHPYSEDKLKNGMLHYTYQSWEEYYAKFDRYTQLSAEKYLFEGKTSHFFLDLTLKPLWSFIKMYFIHLGFLDGKLGFVLAKNHYFYTYTKYMRFYYLQHPIVK